The DNA segment GCCGGAAACAAGAACTGCCCGAATTTCTCCGGGCAGCATCCTTATTTTCAACTCCTTGCGGAGGTCTTAGAGCAAATACATCGTCTGCTTGATGGCATCGATCACACGCTTGGGGTTGGGCAACCATTCGGCGATGAGGGTCGGCGCATAAGGCAACGGGGTGTCGGCAGTCGTGACACGGATCACGGGTGAATCCAGATAGTCAAATGCCAGACGCTGAATCATATACGTCAATTCGCCAGCAAATCCAGCCAATGGCCAGCTTTCTTCCAAAAAGACGCAACGATTGGTTCTTTTGACCGAATTGATGACGGTGTCATAATCGATCGGGCGCAAGCTGCGCAAGTCAATGACTTCGACGTCAATGCCTTCTGCCTGCAAAATCGTAGCAGCTTCCAAAGCCACGTGCACCATCTTGCCAAAGGTCACAAGCGTCACGTCGTTGCCGGGACGTTTGATCTCGGCGACGCCGATGGGGATCAGAAATTCGGTATCCTCGGGGACCTCGCCTTTCCAGCCATACATCTGCTCGCTTTCCATCACCAACACCGGATCATCGTCGCGGATGGCGGATTTGAGCAGGCCTTTTGCATCACGCGGGGTCGCGCAGGAAACCACTTTCAAGCCTGGGCAGTTGGCAAACCAGTTTTCAAAGGCTTGGCTGTGCGTAGCTGCCAATTGGCCTGCACTTTGGCTTGCACCACGGAAAACGATGGGCACATGAAATTGCCCGCCGCTCATTTGGTACATCTTAGCCGCATTGTTGATGATCTGATCGATTCCCACGAGGGAAAAGTTCCAGGTCATGAACTCGACGATCGGACGCAGGCCCACCATGGCGGCTCCTACACCAATACCGGCAAAGCCGAGCTCGGAAATCGGCGTGTCGATCACACGCTTCGCGCCAAACTCCTCCAACATGCCTTGGCTGACCTTGTAGGCGCCATTGTATTCAGCAACTTCCTCACCCATCAAAAAAACACGCTCATCGCGGCGCATTTCCTCGACCATGGCTGCACGGAGTGCCTCTCTGAATTGCATTTCTGCCATATTCTTCGCTTTTGAATTCGGGTCGCTAAGTTAGGGGAAATTGGGGAAGGAAAAAATCACTTGCTGTTCAAGGGACGAATCTCAATTTCCCGGATCAAATAATTGGGCGAAGTATCCAGAACATGCACGATCGAAAACGCCAATTCGTCGGGATCGAGCATCTTGTCATTGGCCACAAAGCCCGGAATCTCATCAAAAAAATGTGTCGCCGTGGATCCTGGGAATACGGTGGTGACCTTGATGCCGTCTTTCCGTAGCTCTTGAAAAAGGCAATCTGTTAGCCCCGCAACCGCAAATTTACTGGCATTGTAACCCTCTCCCTGCGGCATTCCAACCTTGCCCGCGATGCTTGAAATGTTCACGATATGGCCGCCACGCTGTTTTTTCAGTTGCGGAACAGCCGCTCGGGTCACCAAAAATGTCCCTTTGACATTCACATCCATCATTCGTTCGAACTGCGCGATGTCAAAGGATTCGATGGGGCTGAAGTAGCCAAAACCCGCATTGTTGATGAGAAAATCGATGGAGGCGACGGTTTGTAGGGTCCAATCGATGGCTGATTCGACCGAAGCTCGCATCACTGACGTCACATTTTACAAAATGGAGGTTTGCATGGCTGAAATCCGGTGAATTTTGCCCCCATCCGATGACCACCGCTCCCCGGTCCAACAACGCCAAGGCCAAGGCCCGGCCGATTCCCTTGCTGATGCCCGTGATGAGGGCTGTCTTTCCTTGAATATAGTCTTGCTTTTGCATTCGTTTTCGTTTTGTCCTCAAAATTAGCCCTCCTGCCCGATTCTTCGCCACCTTCGAATCAATTTTAACGCCGTTTGTCAATCCCATCCGAACATTTGCACCCGATTTTTCGTTTATTTTGCAGTGTTAATTCGCTAGAAAAACAATGAGTAACTTTAATCAAAATCCTTTTCAGACCAATTCAAGCATCGGCGGCATTGCCAATCAAGGCCGCAAATGGGACTATCGCGATGTGAATGCGCCGGCGATGGCCCCCGGAAAAACGGCCAACGCTTTTATCACACGCGTGTTTACGATCATGGCCTTCGGCCTCGGTATCACCGGGTTGGTGTCATGGTTGTTTGCGACCAAGTATCTGGGCACGATGCAAGATGCTGCCATATTCTTTGGCGGTCCGATGCGTTGGGTAGTGATGTTGGCGCCTTTGGCCTTTGTCTTGGTGCTTTCTTTTGGTATCCAACGGCTGAGCTATCCAGTTGCAACGGCCATTTTCATTGCGTATGCCGCAGTGATGGGGGTTTCACTTTCCTCGATCTTTTTCATTTATTCGATCGGAACGATCTTTCAGGTGTTTCTGATGGCTTCGGTCACCTTCGGATTGATGGCGCTCGTGGGTGCGACAACCAAGGTGGACTTGACCAAATTCGGATCGATTCTGATGTTTGCCTTGATCGGCTTGATCGTGGTTTCGCTTCTGAACTGGATCTTCCAATCCTCCATGTTGGACTTCATCATCAGTGGCGTGGGCGTGCTGATCTTTGCTGGTTTGACCGCATTTGATACACAGAAACTGCTCCGTATCGGTCAAAATGCAGAAGCAGGCTTGGAAAGCACCAACAAAATGGCCTTGATGGGTGCCTTGGCACTGTATCTTGACTTCGTGAACTTGTTCCTTTTCTTGCTGCGTTTGTTCGGAGGAAATCGGAACTAATTGACAGCATTGTCAGATTCGAATCGCAGGGGATGCTTCGCATTTCCTGCGATTTGCTTTTTGGGGTAACCTCAGTTCTGGATTGAATAACTCATAATCGATTGATAATCTACAGTATGCAATGTGATCATTGGGATCCGAAATGGATATTGCTGAATTCCTAGGTTTGTTGCGTCGTGTAGGGACAGGTCGCGACCTGTCCCTACACGACGCATTTGAAAACCAATTGGTTATATCCTATCGTTCGTAATTGGAAACTGTTTGAAATCCAGAACTGAGGTTAGCATAAGCTGATCGCACACAGCTAGACTTCCACACTCAACCCATCGTATGCCAGTTGAATGCCAGCCGGCAATTCCAGCGCGACTTCTTCGTGTCGGCCGAGCAAATGGCTCATATGGGTAAAGTATGTCTGGTCGGCGCCCAATTCCTGGGCCAATTCCACCGCTTGGTCCAATGTAAAATGGGACAAATGCGAGGTCCTGCGCAAAGCATTTAACACGAGGACCTTCAGGCCCTTCAACTTGGCCTTGCTCTCTTCCGAAATGAAATTGGCGTCCGTGATATAGGCGATGTCGTCCACGCGGAAACCCAGCACAGGCATGCGGTAATGCAAAACAGGAATCGGAATGAATTCAATTCCGTCGACCAAAAAGGGCTCCTCGGTGATGATATGCACGTTGACACCCGGCACGCCGGGATATTTCTCTTCCTCGAAGACATAGTAAAATTCCCGCT comes from the Bacteroidota bacterium genome and includes:
- a CDS encoding pyruvate dehydrogenase complex E1 component subunit beta — encoded protein: MAEMQFREALRAAMVEEMRRDERVFLMGEEVAEYNGAYKVSQGMLEEFGAKRVIDTPISELGFAGIGVGAAMVGLRPIVEFMTWNFSLVGIDQIINNAAKMYQMSGGQFHVPIVFRGASQSAGQLAATHSQAFENWFANCPGLKVVSCATPRDAKGLLKSAIRDDDPVLVMESEQMYGWKGEVPEDTEFLIPIGVAEIKRPGNDVTLVTFGKMVHVALEAATILQAEGIDVEVIDLRSLRPIDYDTVINSVKRTNRCVFLEESWPLAGFAGELTYMIQRLAFDYLDSPVIRVTTADTPLPYAPTLIAEWLPNPKRVIDAIKQTMYLL
- a CDS encoding SDR family NAD(P)-dependent oxidoreductase, with the translated sequence MRASVESAIDWTLQTVASIDFLINNAGFGYFSPIESFDIAQFERMMDVNVKGTFLVTRAAVPQLKKQRGGHIVNISSIAGKVGMPQGEGYNASKFAVAGLTDCLFQELRKDGIKVTTVFPGSTATHFFDEIPGFVANDKMLDPDELAFSIVHVLDTSPNYLIREIEIRPLNSK
- a CDS encoding Bax inhibitor-1/YccA family protein, encoding MAPGKTANAFITRVFTIMAFGLGITGLVSWLFATKYLGTMQDAAIFFGGPMRWVVMLAPLAFVLVLSFGIQRLSYPVATAIFIAYAAVMGVSLSSIFFIYSIGTIFQVFLMASVTFGLMALVGATTKVDLTKFGSILMFALIGLIVVSLLNWIFQSSMLDFIISGVGVLIFAGLTAFDTQKLLRIGQNAEAGLESTNKMALMGALALYLDFVNLFLFLLRLFGGNRN
- a CDS encoding MBL fold metallo-hydrolase; amino-acid sequence: MKLTFLGTGTSQGIPVIACDCEVCTSDDPKDDRLRASVMLEVDGKVFVIDTGPDFRQQMLRSGVRRLDAVVFTHPHKDHIAGMDDIRAFNFRQKADIDIYANSMTLKGLEREFYYVFEEEKYPGVPGVNVHIITEEPFLVDGIEFIPIPVLHYRMPVLGFRVDDIAYITDANFISEESKAKLKGLKVLVLNALRRTSHLSHFTLDQAVELAQELGADQTYFTHMSHLLGRHEEVALELPAGIQLAYDGLSVEV